Genomic segment of Malus domestica chromosome 15, GDT2T_hap1:
AATTCGCTACCGAGCTTGGTTGGACAAATGTCTTGAATGTAATGGATGTGGTAAAATGCGATTCTGACCCTTGAATCGAGTGTTTTCGATtaaggaaggaacactctcgaCTTTGGGTTCTATAACCTGAAGACAAAGTTATGTAACTCATCATGAACCTCTGGATCTTGTGCACCAAGTTTTGCAACCTCGACTATATTGGTAAGTATGTAGATCCGCCAAATTAGTATCAAACTATAGGGACACATATATTTAAAAGAAATGAGTGTCTTTATTGTAAAAGTGGTCCGATTGTCGATATACCGAAATCTAAATGTGGCTTAGGAACATCTAATAAAAACACCCTACTTTCGCAAGAAGGCTAATAAATTGACCTCATTTTGCAAGAAAATCAAAGACTCTTTGCCAACGAGACTTAGGATAGTTAACGAGTTAGACTTAAGAAACTCGCCATTTAACCGAGTAGTCGAGCCTCCTAAGAAAACTCATTCTACAACTCCGTTGTTGTCTAACCAAACTATTGCCTTTGCTGGTTGCCCCTGGAAATCTTGTCTAACCAGGCAATAGTCGTCCATCGGATgtcaacccaaatttgtctaaccAGATTGTATTCGTACTGAGAATTCGTAAAGTAGTTAGTATTTTTCTTCAAAGGTGACAAGTTCTCATGGagcattgatttgtgtgttgagttgaagGTCCTCTTTACGTTGCAAATCCTCTTGCAGTGATAATTTATGGACTAAATCAACAGTTcacccacaacaacaacaacaacaaagtattttcccactaagtggggtcggctatatgaatcctagaacgccattgcgctcggttttgtgtcatgtcctccgttagatccaagtactctaagtcttttcttagggtctcttccaaagttttcctaggtcttcctctaccctttcggccctgaacctctgtcccgtggtcacatcttcaaaccggaacgtcagtaggccttctttgcacatgtccaacccaccgtaaccgattttctctcctctttccttcaatttcggctactcctactttacctcggatatcctcattcctaatcttatcctttctcgtgtgcccacacatccatagaagcatcctcatctccactacacctacgtgttgatgcttcaccacccaacattctatgccatacagtattgccgaccttattgccgtcctataaaattttcccttgagcttcagtggcctacgacggtcacacaacacgccggatgcactcttccacttcatccatccagcttgtattctataggtgagatctccatcaaattctccgttcttttgcaagatagatcctaggtagcgaaaacggtcactctttggtatttcctgatctccgatcctcacccctaactcattttggcctccgtttgcactgaacttgcactccatatattatgtctttgatcggcttaggcgatgacctttagattccaacacttctctccaaaggttaagcttcgcgtttaccccttcctgtgtttcatctatcaacactatatcgtttgcgaaaagcatacaccaaagaatatcatcttaaatattaagtttgtgatcttcgctagattgctccggtcattagtatggataagtatgtaaatggatagagacaggaagcaaacacaagatgtacgtggttcacccagattggctacgtccacggagtaaaggagttctcattaattgtgaagggtttacagagtatataggttcaagctctcttttagtgagtacaagtgaatgatttagtacaaatgacattaggaaatattgtggaagaatgatctcgtaatcacgaaacttttaagtaccgaagtgtggtatcgtcttcacttgccttatctgtctcataggtagatgtggcatcttctttggaagtactcttcctccctccaggggtgatatctttaactggtggagatgcacaaggtaatgtatcaatttcacttgacgcttacttgtagtttcaggcttggtcaagcgcgatacaaaccatgtagtaggagtcccccaagtcgccgagctaggggatctgctgaaagaggtgacagacaaggtaagcaatcagagctccaagcaatcagtcccagatcagaagtttgatttcgagttccggctgattgttatccttctccttatcttgcaggtagcatgaaggataaagagaagaaaaggagaaaagatgatatgagatacttttgcttttgaagaagtaactttccacaagcttattcttgaactgggctagagggttttcttgtttccgccagagtataaggccgactgaagaatttgagagtcaaaacaagtccatcaaatctagagtacgttcgaccctgctgatatgggatacttttgttgttgacaaagtagtggatgtatcggcacgtgttctgttgcgcttgtctctacctgcttccttgtatccttctcacttgccctatttgttcctcaggcagatgtggtatcttctcgggaagcataagatgttgaagatgagtactcaagagcaatggggttccaggcagtcagtttcggactggaagcttgatttcaagtgctgactgattgctctctttctccttgtcttgcaggtaagaacaaggccaaaggaaaagacagggaaaaagcatgatatgggatactcttgcttttaaccctgatgatatgagatattcttgctctagtgtagcttgtttgcaaaggtattctcggggggaaagaaagctgagtatttcgaaaggcttcgttgggagtgccctctcagatatgaggaagggttgagcatttttgcaggtctgcctgtccgttgaggatggaggtcgacatatataggagtctccctaacaaggagtaatactatgcttttaccctgcttggtcatagcacggtagtgggagctgccagcttcacgtgttttaactctgtcagagcactttgaaaaagtggtctgtggtatctggaaagctgatgttacgtgtgaagattacagacaagctttatccaaggagatctggctctcgaagttgagaaagcggtgtgaggattacagacaagctttatctaaggggctctcgaagttgagaaagcggtgcctcttcggttttcgaacaagcaatcctgtcggggatctgtctctcgagattcggagaacggtgcctcttcgatttttgagaaaacaatcatgctaggagtttggctctcgagattcggagagcggtgtctcgtcgctttttgagaaagtaatcatgttgggagtctgactctcgagattcggaggacggtgccttttcgatcttgaagcaagcaatcttgttgggagtgttttctcgaatgtgagtaaaggttaggcctgtttgctagtccaccttgccacggagcacagaggctgacccacaaggactttccaattatccagcaatggtcctgttcctttacccttgtgggtaataatatggtagctagaccttcaaaatttatgtgtctaaactttgtcagtgttgtttctttgctattcttttacccttcttggtcatagcgatgtaatgggagctgcaagcttcacgtgtctaaactttgttagagatttttggtaaagttatctgtggtacccgtgagctgatgttgcgtgtggaaagtgaatgattgaacagtaacattcacgtgctttctacttcactagaaatcttcgacataatgcccgtaatttccgcaaagttgagtgtgcatgtgacaggtgctgacaaggctaaaaaagcaggtgcctcttcgatttctgagatcgaccctcgtggtctctgagcagcccatcttttaagaaagcaagcgcctcttcgatttctgcgatcgaccttcgtggtctttgagcagcccaacttttgagaaagcaaacgcctcttcgattcctgagatcggccctcgtggtctctgagcaacccagcttttgagaaagcaaacgccttttcgatttctgagcaggcgcctcttcgatttctgaagctccatcgagtgcggatttttatagaggctggtattaagttccaaagcacacttgaatctccaccagtagaagctcccttcttgcatttttaagatcttgatttgtccgacctcttttcttttcaacacctttgaaaatgtctggcccctccgaccggcgttttgacttgaaccttgttgaagaggcagccacgccttctccagacaacatatggcgctcatccttcttatcccctactggtcctcttaccgttggggattccgtgatgaagaatgatatgaccgctgcggtggtggccaggaaccttctcactcccaaagataacagactactttccaaacgttctgatgagttggctattaaggattctctagctctcagtgttcagtgtgcaggttctgtgtctaatatggcccaacgcctatttgctcgaacccgccaagttgaatcattggcggctaaagtgatgagtctcaaacaggagattagagggctcaagcatgagaataaacagttgcaccggctcgctcatgactatgctacaaacatgaagaggaagcttgaccagatgaaggaatctgatggtcagattttacatgatcatcagaggtttgtgggtttgttccaaaggcatttattgccttcgtcttctaggactgtaccgcgtaatgaagctccaaatgatcaacctccgatgcctccttcttctagggtattgtccagtactgaggctccgaatgatccccctccggtgccttccctttctggggctctgccgactgctgagacttctcctaagcaacctttgtgaaggctccctcttgtttgtttattttgactcgtgtatatgtacatatttgtaacttcttagagatatcaataaataagctttgtttcatttcaacgtattgtgttaaatacaccaaagccttcttcactaagttctttgaatttttcttttgttgaagcttgtatgttgaagctttgtgagtggagcatgtaggttgaggtagtgttcccttcatttcccgagtggggaaaacttctcgattggagacttgaaaaatccaagtcactgagtagggtcggctatatgaatcttagaacgccattgtgctcgatcctgtgtcatgtcctccgttagatccaagtactctaagtcttttcttaaagtctcttccaaagttttcctaggtcttcctctaccccttcggccctgaacctctgtctcgtagtcgcatcttctaaccggagcgtcagtaggtcttctttgcacatgtccaaaccaccgtaaccgattttctctcagttttccttccatttcggctactcctactttacctcggatatcctcattcctaatcttatcctttctcgtgtgcccacacatccaacgaagcatcctcatctccgctacacccattttgtgtacgtgttggtgcttcaccgcccaacattctgtgccatacagcatcgccggccttattgccgtcctataaaattttcccttaagcttcagtggcatacgacgatcacacaacacgtcggatgcactcttccacttcatccatctagcttgtattctatggttgagatctccatctaattctccgttcttttgcaagatagatcttaggtaacgaaaacggtcgctctttggtatttcctgatctccgatcctcacccctaactcattttggcctccatttgtactgaacttgcactccatatattctgtctttgatcggcttagacgaagacctttagattccaacacttctctccaaaggttaagcttcgcatttaccccttcctgagtttcatctatcaacactatattgtctacgaaaagcatacaccaaggaatatcatcttgaatatgtcctgttaactcatccattaccaacgcaaaaaggtaaggacttaaggatgagccttgatgtaatcctacagttatggggaagctttcggtttgtccttcatgagttcttacggcagtctttgctccttcatacatatcctttatagcttggatatatgctactcgtactcctttcttctctaaaatcctccaaagaatgtctcttgggaccctatcatacgctttttccaaatctataaagaccatgtgtaaatcctttttcccatctctatatctttccatcaatcttcgtaagagatagattgcctccatggttgagcgccctggcatgaacccgaattggttgtccaaaacccgtgtctcttgcctcaatttatgctcaatgactctctcccagagcttcattgtatgactcattagcttaatacccctatagttcatgcaattttgtacgtcgcccttattcttgtaaataggcaccaaggtgctctttcgccactcatttggcatcttcttcgttttcaaaatcctattgaaaaggtcagtgagccatgctatacctgtctctcccaaggctttccacacttcaatcggtatatcgtctgggcccactgcttttctatgcttcatcttcttcaaagctacaacaacttcttccttcctgattcgacgataaaatgagtagtttatacactcttctgagttactcaactcccctaaaggagtactcctttcatgtccttcactgaaaagattatgaaaataacctctcaatctgtctttgaccgcgttctctgtagcaagaacctttccatcctcatccttgatgcacctcacttgatttaggtcccttgtcttcttttcccttactctagctagtttatagatatccaactctccttctttggtatctagtcgcttatacatatcgtcataagccgctaacttagcttctctcacagctttcttcgcctcttgcttcgctcttctatacctttcaccattttcatcggtcatatccttgtataaggctttacaacattccttcttagccttcacctttgtttgtacctcctcattccactaccaagattccttttggtgtggagcaaagcccttggactctcataatacctcttttgctacttttcggatacagctagccatggaatcccacatttggctagcttccccctctctatcccacacacactgggtgattacttgctctttgaaaatgacttgtttttctccttttagattccaccatctagtctttgggcacttccaagtcttgttcttttttctcactcttttgatatgtacatccatcaccaacaagcgatgttgattagccaagctctcccccggtataactttgcaatccttacaagttatacgatcccctttcctcattagaagaaaatctatttgtgtttttgacgacccactcttgtaggtgatcacatgttcttctctcttcttaaagaaggtgttggctaagaagagatcatatgccattgcaaaatccaagatagcttccccatcctcatttctctccccaaaaccatggccactatgaaaacctccatagttgtctgtctccctgcccacgtgtccatttaaatctcctcctataaataacttctccgtctgagcaattccttgcaccaagtctccaaggtcttcccaaaatttctccttcgaactcgtatccaaccttacttgaggtgcgtacgcactaatcacattgatgagttcttgtcctattacaatcttgattgtcatgattctatctcctaccctcttgacatctacaacatcttgtgtcaaggtcttgtccacaatgatgccaataccgtttctcgttctatttgtgcccgaataccaaagcttaaaccctgagttttctagatcctttgctttaagaccaacccacttagtttcttgtaggcacataatatttatcattctcctcaccataacttccactacttccatagattttcccgttaaggttcctatattccacgttcctaaacgcattctactctcttgaactctacccttctgtcctagcttcttcaccatcccccgtctaataggatcaaagtacttcttttgtgtgtcatgtgtaaagttgataggagcatatgctcccaaacaactttgagtggagtcgttcgaaaagaagtttctatggcccccttgctcatttaacactgcatccgggtgccgatggagatacagtgacccttgctcacttatcactgtgctcgggccacacaacgcgccacttacgggtgacgtcctagctttagcgcgatttcgttctggattcattgtcataaggattcgacgtaactgtggagtgccggctgtcgactacctgacgccctccccctcctcctttatccggacttgagaccggcaatgtaagataaacttacataggcggagtttatATCAACAGTTCACccaaaatataataattatcaATCGCCCTTGAAGTTCTCTAATAACAAATTAACAGCAAATCTTAAGCCTTCGTTGCATCATAACCTTGCATCAAACATGAACCATATCTGTGTGAACCGTGTAGTCGGTGAATTGATCATTGTCAATTCATCGGAATCGGTTACTGACATGGTCAAGTAATCGGTTCCGGCCAAATATAGCTGGGCTTGACCATGTCCAGCTCAAGTTTGTCCAATactaacaagaaaaaaaagcaaACCAAAAAAGATAAAGTACATGACAAAGCATCCACAATAGCATACAAACTGGTAGAATAATTACCAACTTATTCTCACACTGCATAGAATTTGGGACGGTAAATAAGAAAATTTCATCTAATTTTCCAGCACACTCGAAATATATTCTTACCAGCTACAATATAAAATTGAAACCTTTTGAAATATTGTTCACGCGGCGGGTTTAGATACTTGAGACTCCTGCTGTTGTTTCCACTGCTCTGGTGTCAGAGCTTTCTTTATCGAGAGCGCATGAATCTCCTTCATCTCCTCTTCTAACGATGAATTTACCAGCCGATGCCTCTCCAGCAACCTCTTTCCTTCAAACTGCTCTGATACTATCTCAATAGCAAAGCTAGCACCACATCTGACAACCGCggacattaaattaaataaaaagatgagGGAGAAAATAAGCACTCagaaatttcataaattaaatgGGAATTGCACGAAGTAACTTACCCTCCAGATGTATCAATTACTTCCTGAAACacaaaagtttaaaaataaattagaaacaaGAAATGCAAGAGTCACAAAGCATTTGgacagaaatttaaaaaaataaaataaaaataaaaatgattgcAATGCAAGTTTTTCCACAAAATCTTTTACAATAAAAAGCATAAGCCATGA
This window contains:
- the LOC103416163 gene encoding protein BOLA2, with protein sequence MGVTKEQVKSSLTSKLNPAHLEVIDTSGGCGASFAIEIVSEQFEGKRLLERHRLVNSSLEEEMKEIHALSIKKALTPEQWKQQQESQVSKPAA